In the Streptomyces sp. NBC_00525 genome, one interval contains:
- a CDS encoding DUF3533 domain-containing protein yields the protein MTFAAEVRKAVTPRAALLVIGVLALQLLFIASYIGALHNPKPTDVPFGVVAPRQVSASLVTELDELPGGPLDPRAVADEATARRQILDRKLDGALIVSPRSNRDTLLVASGGGTVLANSLTKIIKEAEASRERTVRAVDVAPASPRDFDGLSSFYLAVGWCVGGYLCASILAISAGSRPANRQRALIRTGVMALYAIAGGIGGAVIIGPILDALPGSFWGMSGLGALTVFAVGMITLALEALTGIVGIGLAVLIVVIAGNPSAGGAFPLPMLPDFWRAIGPALPPGASTWTARSIAYFRGNAVTGPLLVLSAWAVAGTIVTLLTALRKKPDPR from the coding sequence ATGACTTTCGCCGCCGAGGTGAGGAAGGCCGTCACTCCACGGGCCGCTCTGCTCGTCATCGGGGTGCTGGCGCTCCAGCTGCTGTTCATCGCGTCCTACATCGGAGCCCTGCACAACCCGAAGCCGACGGACGTCCCCTTCGGCGTCGTCGCGCCCCGGCAGGTGTCCGCCTCCCTCGTCACCGAGCTGGACGAACTGCCCGGCGGCCCGCTCGACCCCCGCGCGGTCGCCGACGAGGCCACCGCGCGCCGGCAGATCCTCGACCGGAAGCTCGACGGCGCCCTGATCGTCTCGCCCCGGAGCAACCGGGACACCCTGCTGGTCGCCTCCGGCGGGGGCACCGTCCTGGCCAACTCCCTGACGAAGATCATCAAGGAGGCCGAGGCGTCTCGGGAGCGCACCGTGCGCGCCGTGGACGTGGCCCCGGCCTCGCCGCGGGACTTCGACGGGCTGTCCTCGTTCTACCTGGCCGTGGGCTGGTGCGTCGGCGGCTACCTGTGCGCCTCGATCCTGGCCATCAGCGCGGGCAGCCGCCCGGCCAACCGGCAGCGCGCGCTGATCCGGACCGGGGTCATGGCCCTGTACGCGATCGCGGGCGGCATCGGCGGCGCGGTCATCATCGGCCCGATCCTCGACGCCCTGCCCGGCAGCTTCTGGGGGATGTCCGGCCTGGGCGCGCTGACCGTCTTCGCGGTCGGCATGATCACCCTCGCCCTGGAGGCCCTCACCGGCATCGTCGGCATCGGCCTGGCCGTCCTGATCGTGGTCATCGCGGGCAACCCGAGCGCGGGCGGCGCCTTCCCGCTCCCGATGCTCCCGGACTTCTGGCGCGCGATCGGCCCGGCCCTGCCTCCGGGCGCCTCGACCTGGACGGCGCGCTCGATCGCGTACTTCCGCGGCAACGCGGTGACCGGCCCGCTCCTGGTGCTGTCCGCCTGGGCGGTGGCGGGCACGATCGTCACCCTCCTGACAGCCCTGCGCAAAAAGCCGGACCCCCGCTAG
- a CDS encoding tetratricopeptide repeat protein, whose translation MGRKWTRWVAIGVGVLGDTRAVRRDLKCHPGRLLTGRDRLLGEETGEARELRYTAAERRERGHPAAVTSYERLVELRAAAWGADHPLVLDTRLLLAQVRAEAGDAAGAADAYGLLLPGEDPVRAAWARRNRAYWREREGWVPPVLRWDELEGRLPEAVVVRKEPPDVAALWHLAQVRRHQGDETGAVEAYERLLRERTRLRGADHHVVLLTRLTLAGLRTRAGDAAGALDAYERLSADMERVLGPRHRGTRWTRRQRDRWRGPVG comes from the coding sequence ATGGGCAGGAAGTGGACGCGCTGGGTGGCGATCGGAGTGGGCGTCCTCGGGGACACCCGCGCCGTCCGCAGGGATCTGAAGTGCCATCCGGGCCGGCTGCTGACCGGCCGGGACCGGCTGCTGGGCGAGGAGACGGGCGAGGCCCGCGAGCTGCGGTACACCGCCGCGGAGCGCAGGGAGAGGGGGCACCCGGCCGCCGTCACGTCCTACGAACGGCTGGTCGAGCTGCGGGCCGCGGCCTGGGGCGCGGACCATCCGCTGGTCCTGGACACCCGGCTGCTCCTGGCCCAGGTGCGGGCGGAGGCGGGCGACGCGGCCGGCGCGGCGGACGCGTACGGGCTGCTGCTGCCGGGCGAGGACCCCGTCCGGGCCGCGTGGGCGCGGCGCAACCGGGCGTACTGGCGGGAGCGGGAGGGGTGGGTGCCACCCGTGCTGAGGTGGGACGAGCTGGAGGGGCGGCTCCCGGAGGCGGTGGTCGTGCGGAAGGAACCGCCCGACGTGGCCGCCCTGTGGCATCTGGCCCAGGTGCGCCGGCACCAGGGGGACGAGACCGGTGCCGTGGAGGCGTACGAGCGGCTGCTGCGGGAGCGGACGCGGCTGCGCGGCGCGGACCACCACGTCGTCCTGCTGACCCGGCTGACCCTGGCCGGCCTGCGGACCAGGGCCGGTGACGCGGCCGGCGCCCTCGACGCGTACGAACGGCTGTCGGCCGACATGGAACGCGTACTGGGCCCCCGCCACCGGGGCACCCGGTGGACCCGCCGGCAGCGCGACCGGTGGCGCGGGCCGGTGGGCTGA
- a CDS encoding S1 family peptidase, with protein MRIKRTTPLSGITARGKALALAAGLVTVAALAAPTAQASSSGTYDARQLAAAGDAVLGADIPGTAWNVDTKTGKLVVTVDSTVSAAEIRQIKAAAGGNAGALRIEHTPGTFNKLLAGGDAIYAPGWRCSLGFNVRSGSTYYFLTAGHCTDGNPPWYTNSSNSTYIGPTVGSSFPVNDYGIVRYDNTSLAHPGTVGSVDITGAANAAVGMSVTRRGSTTGTHSGTVTGLNATVNYGGGDVVYGMIKTNVCAEGGDSGGPLYSGSKAIGLTSGGSGDCRSGGTTFFQPVTEALNAYGVSLY; from the coding sequence GTGAGGATCAAGCGCACCACCCCCCTCAGCGGTATCACCGCACGCGGCAAGGCCCTCGCCCTCGCCGCAGGTCTGGTGACCGTCGCCGCCCTGGCCGCCCCCACCGCCCAGGCGAGTTCCAGCGGAACCTACGACGCCCGTCAGCTCGCCGCCGCCGGGGACGCCGTCCTCGGCGCCGACATCCCCGGCACCGCCTGGAACGTCGACACGAAGACCGGCAAGCTCGTGGTCACGGTCGACAGCACGGTCTCCGCGGCGGAGATCCGGCAGATCAAGGCCGCCGCCGGCGGCAACGCGGGCGCCCTGCGCATCGAGCACACCCCCGGCACCTTCAACAAGCTGCTCGCCGGCGGCGACGCCATCTACGCACCCGGCTGGCGCTGCTCGCTCGGGTTCAACGTCCGCAGCGGCAGCACGTACTACTTCCTGACCGCCGGTCACTGCACCGACGGCAACCCGCCCTGGTACACCAACTCCTCGAACAGCACCTACATAGGCCCGACGGTCGGCTCCAGCTTCCCGGTCAACGACTACGGGATCGTGCGCTACGACAACACCTCGCTCGCCCATCCGGGCACGGTCGGCAGCGTGGACATCACCGGCGCGGCCAACGCCGCGGTCGGCATGTCCGTGACCCGCCGGGGCTCCACGACCGGCACCCACAGCGGCACGGTCACCGGGCTCAACGCCACGGTCAACTACGGCGGCGGCGACGTCGTCTACGGCATGATCAAGACCAATGTGTGCGCCGAGGGCGGCGACTCGGGCGGTCCGCTCTACTCCGGCTCCAAGGCGATCGGCCTGACCTCCGGCGGCAGCGGCGACTGCCGCTCGGGCGGCACGACGTTCTTCCAGCCGGTCACCGAGGCGCTCAACGCGTACGGCGTGAGCCTGTACTGA
- a CDS encoding DUF1684 domain-containing protein, whose translation MSTHAQQQAARDWERWHEERTALVSAPYGPLSLTGTHWLADYPEGRIPAVPGRWRERDGAPVLEAGPADGLTVDGEPFTGEVPLGADRGPIGASRVAHGARRLVVLSREGLWAVRVFDPDAPARRAFRAIGATPYDPRWVVAGTFRPYGESRTVRVGNADGVERGLGLAGEIAFELAGDRHTLRVAVEPDGSLWAVFADATSGDTSYRFRFLRPAAPDGDGAVTVDLNRALLPPCAFADHFICPFPPPGNTLPVAVEAGERQRIDG comes from the coding sequence ATGAGTACGCACGCACAACAGCAGGCGGCGCGGGACTGGGAGCGCTGGCACGAGGAGCGTACCGCCCTCGTCTCGGCGCCGTACGGCCCGCTCTCCCTCACCGGAACGCATTGGCTCGCGGACTACCCGGAGGGGCGAATTCCGGCCGTCCCCGGCCGGTGGCGGGAGCGGGACGGCGCGCCGGTCCTCGAAGCCGGCCCGGCGGACGGGCTCACCGTCGACGGCGAGCCGTTCACCGGTGAGGTCCCGCTCGGCGCCGACCGGGGCCCGATCGGCGCGTCCCGGGTCGCCCACGGGGCGCGCAGGCTGGTCGTCCTCAGCCGCGAAGGGCTGTGGGCGGTCCGGGTCTTCGACCCCGACGCACCGGCGCGGCGCGCGTTCCGGGCGATCGGGGCGACCCCGTACGACCCGCGCTGGGTGGTGGCGGGGACCTTCCGCCCGTACGGGGAATCCCGCACCGTCCGGGTCGGCAACGCGGACGGCGTCGAGCGCGGACTCGGGCTCGCCGGCGAGATCGCCTTCGAGCTGGCCGGAGACCGGCACACGCTCCGGGTGGCCGTCGAGCCCGACGGCTCGCTGTGGGCGGTCTTCGCCGACGCCACCAGCGGGGACACCAGTTACCGCTTCCGGTTCCTGCGGCCCGCCGCCCCGGACGGCGACGGCGCGGTGACCGTCGACCTCAACCGCGCGCTGCTGCCACCGTGCGCCTTCGCGGACCACTTCATCTGCCCCTTCCCGCCGCCCGGCAACACCCTGCCGGTCGCCGTGGAGGCGGGGGAGCGGCAGCGGATCGACGGCTGA